The stretch of DNA CAGTACCACAATAAGTCATGGTAGATTGCAGGATAAATAAAGCCAGCAGTCCATGTCAGcatgtcattttatttattactctTCTTGCTCTTGATCTTCCTAAGGTAGAACTCAAGCTCCTTGCCCTCAAGAATGTAGCCATCAGCACGGCCACATTGGCCAGGGCGAGAGGAGATGCAGGCTGTAAAAAGAAATGCATGATTAGTTAGCATATGTTATGTGGTAGGGCAAGAATAGCCAAATGATGAAAAGTCAGAGTAACTATGACTGTGAGACAACATTGACCCAGCTAACCAGAACGGTACAGCAAAGTAGATCTAGTGGACAGTATAATCATCATGCTTATCTAGTGGACAGTATGTATAATCATCCTTATCTGATAGATATATTCTCTACAAAACTAAAAACTTGGCTCAGTCTTACCCAGGACACGACCAGTCATGAACTGGTCCTCAAGAGGTGACTCCACCTTAGCGGTGCGCTGACGTTCCTTGTACTTCTTTTCAGTCTTCTTGGACCTCTTCTTGTTGAGGACAGCTTCTTCAGCATCAGTCTggtaaggtggaggaaggaacacCATTCAGAACCCTTATACCTCACCAATCACAAAGTATTGCTTTCAATATACAAGAATCAGAGTAACTATGACTATAGTATTTCAGCCAGTAGTAGCAAAAACTGCCACAGTGAACCTGTCAAGCAATTGTgttcatcatatatatatataaccttgTAATAAGTGTATCTACTAcaacaaagaggagaaaattgcTATTGTTCATCAAACTGAGGAGTAAAAATTACACACTAACATAAGCTATATAACGTGTGCCTACAACACTCCACAAAAATTACACACTAACATAAGCTATATAACGTGTGCCTACAACACTCCACAACAAGAAGTTTTACAGTTTTTAATTTACATGCCAATTTGGATAGCATCCAAGTACTCAAGTACTCATTTTCATCAACATAGCAAATAGTAAGATCACAACAGGATGTTAAATAAAAGTACCTACAGAAATTTATAAGATACATATGAAATACTAAATGCATATACACTGAGATGGAATTCATGCAACAAATTTTAAAAACCTCATGTCTTGAATGCAATATACTTTATAGTTCATTATTATCTTCCCTATCTCAACAGTGCATGTTTCCAAAGTATTGAGTTACCATGcctaagtagaaaaataaacaaagaacatATAAATAAGCAATTCCTTGACTTACCAGCTTGGTGGTCTTCTTGCGGCCAAGAGGGAGGGCATAGTGACTTTCATACCACTGCCTGAAGGGTGCAGCATCAATCACAACGATGGCATTCTTCACCAGTGTCTTGGTACGCACCAGCTCGTTGTTACTGGCGTTgtacaccacatccaccacacgCGTTTTCCTGGTCTGGCCTACAAAATGCATCACAAGTTATAAATTAATTTATAACTTACTCAAAATTACCTACATACTCAAATCATATCTCCTCCCAAGTTtatttctataaaaaaaaaacttgtgtgaAACtggtaaatagagagagagagagagagagagagagagagagagagagagagagagagagagagagagagagagagagagagagagagagagagagagagagagagagagagactctgactACCTACCTTCAGAGCCCCAAGCAAAGTTTCCAGTATCCAGGCGGAGAGCACGGTACTTCTTGTTGCCACCACGGGTCCGAACAGTGTGGATCCTCTGGGGGCCAAGCTGGAACACAGGCAGTACATGAGGAAGTGCAGGACGGCTACCAGGATACCTCATGGCAAGGGAAACCTCAGAATATAGTACCGTGATAGCTGTCTTCAGCGATTAACTATGAGGAAAGTTGATTCATCATTTCAAAAGGCCTATATGTGTTTAATACTGGTCTTCCTGGTGTCAAAATTGAGAATATTCATTTTACCTTGTAAGGCAGACGTATCAATAGGTCATTAGAGCAAATCTAACATTGACATTATCTAACTACATGAAACAACAATTGCTCTAAAACAAGCAACAGTAAATGGAAGTTGTATACAAGATTAATTCTTTAATATCATGACCAGTAACCATGGTAACACACAACCGACATACCTTTGTGTTAGCGGCAGGGCGGCCGAGCTCAAACTTCCTCTTCTTGCGAGGTTGCGTGCGCTTGCCACCAGTGGCGCGCCGTTTATGCCAGTGGTCACGCGAGATACCTAGGGGAGTGGAAGAGTGAGTCAAGGCCAGACATACAAAGGCCCACTAAGACACATGCCAGCCTCCAAGTAGGTCTGAGAGTTGGCCAAAAGAATGGCAtaagtgttttgaaacctcACTCTTAAACAAGTTCTTAAAAAATAGCATGGAAAAATTTTATACAATATACTACAAGAACAATAGCTCCTACACTGACACAATTCAGTTATAGTCACTACAAATGCAAAGAAACCAAACAGAATGATACTTGGAAATACCTCACAATTGTTCCCCTTCAATGCAGCCTTCTGACTACCAGTCTCCTAATATACTACAAAATCTTCTATAACCTccattatattcattaattaCAATACAGTATCCTAATTACCTTTACTAACTACCTAAAGTAATCTATGCTTCTAAAACCCAATCAAAACTTGCCCTGATTACCTTTACTCTACTACctaacatcattatttttgtttaacttTAACGTCCACATTTAACCATTTGAGGGTTGGACGGGCGATGACTGCTTTCTACTctactacctaacctaacctgtctctAAAACCACACCTAAACACCTCCAAGTGCACCTAACTAAATTCCAGCTTTCAAGACCAGGAGTACGAGCAGAAAGAATTAATGCACACTAAAGAACCCACCACACTAGGATCAAGTGACTGAAGGTGACTCCATTAACTGGTACCCACAGGTAACCCAGGCCATTAGAAAAACTCAGCACATATGACTACCTGTATTTCCTCCTATATTCCCAGTGTTTCATCTTTCACTagttaaatatagataaaagatgaaattaggtaatgcttggttaggttagataatgtTGGGGGTTGAGCCAAAAGCATTAGTAAAGTGGCATGCTTTGTCTTCAATGCAAGCTTATTCAGATCCTTGCTGTGGCTGATTTGGACCTTTCCGACTTTTGCAGCCCATGACAAAATGTTTCTTTGGTGTAGATAATCAGTTGCCAGGCCAAGATGAGCAATGTGCAGTGATAGtgatacacgcacacgcacacgttcattgtggtaatgtcccccccccctgtacattttcagtgtaattttttacattgcctaactaataaaccgtttattattattattattattattattacacacacggcccggtagctcagtggttagagcgctggcttcacaagccagatgaccagggttcgattccccggccgggtggagatatttgggtgtgtctcctttcacgtgtagcccctgttcacctagcagtgagtaggtacaggatgtaaatcgaggagttgtgaccttgttgtcccggtgtgtgcctggtctcaggcctatccgaagatcggaaacaatgagctctgagctcgttccgtagggtaacgtctggctgtttcgtcagagactgaagcagatcaaacacacacacacacacaccggcctggtagctcagtggttagagcgctggtttcacaagccagatgaccggggttgattccccggccgggtggagaaatttgggtgtgtctcctttcacgtgtagcctctgttcacctagcagtgagtaagtacgggatgtaaatcgaggagttgaccttgtcccggtgtgtggtgtgtgcctagtctcaggcctatctgaagatcggaaacaatgagctctgagctcgttccatagggtaacgtctggctgtctcgtcagagactgcagcagatcaaacagtgaattacacacacacacacacgatagaagagaacgaggagacctaacaatgtataaaatagtacctaagtggcattgaaaaaatagacaaggaagacctggtgctagtGACAGAAGCAgctaggacaagaggacatgtaaagaagataaggatgaggcaatgtgtgaaggatattggaaaatacagtttctacataaaacaatggaaaagtGGAATACACTGGGTGaagaagttgttacagcacataatgtgcacaactttaaagaaaaattggataaatggagacaggacactatgaggtctgcttgaaccctgtacaatacaactaggtaaaatacaataTTAATTGAACAAATAAGGCCAGCAACACAGGCCAAGTATACTAGCAACAAGGGTCGAATGAGCGACTAACTGGTCCAAAAGAGCCAAGGTCCAAATTTGCTTGCAACGCTGTCTTAAtatttactagatctttcactAGTTGGAAATATggataatagataaaataaagaccAGCTACATATTCGTATAACCCTCAGCGTAAATTATAAACTATTACCCTTAATCTCTTAATTTCCAGACCAATGAATATATTTAAGATACAAAATAATGATGCCTTTTCAAATGGTGACCTAcacaatggaaataaaaaacattgaaattaaAGAACtggataaatataaataacaccTAACCTAAGAGAAATTTAGATTAGATGAAAACAAGAACTGGTGAGATTAAAACAGAGTGCTTGGTTAGATCACATTAGGTTCACTTTCATGGGTCAGTTCattgttaatcccttcaatattaggacacatttttatcttgagatttgtgtacgattagaccattatattgacattagtgagtgtctacggaggtcagaagattaatgtc from Portunus trituberculatus isolate SZX2019 chromosome 20, ASM1759143v1, whole genome shotgun sequence encodes:
- the LOC123506724 gene encoding 40S ribosomal protein S8 isoform X1, whose amino-acid sequence is MGISRDHWHKRRATGGKRTQPRKKRKFELGRPAANTKLGPQRIHTVRTRGGNKKYRALRLDTGNFAWGSEGQTRKTRVVDVVYNASNNELVRTKTLVKNAIVVIDAAPFRQWYESHYALPLGRKKTTKLTDAEEAVLNKKRSKKTEKKYKERQRTAKVESPLEDQFMTGRVLACISSRPGQCGRADGYILEGKELEFYLRKIKSKKSNK